In the Colletotrichum lupini chromosome 1, complete sequence genome, one interval contains:
- a CDS encoding extracellular serine-rich protein: protein MHISAMVVSALAAVASGQQDSRLTRKFHTAVDVQVVSVASTNNTLKFFPEKINAPVGSMVQFQFRGGNHSVVQSTFDNPCIPISNVNTSAKGVYSGYQPVAASAAKGQIPVFTVMVNSTTPMWLYCSQGKHCQNGMVMVINENTKANATRSIENYAKAAKNVAQAQIPGGGAAGGSNGGGSASPTGGAGSGSGNGGSGSGNGGSNSGGGSSATPSSPPTAGAVSLSAPGTFLLALGAAFLLM, encoded by the exons ATGCATATCTCAGCTATGGTTGTTTCGGCTCTGGCCGCTGTCGCTTCGG GACAGCAGGACAGTCGACTAACACGCAAATTCCACACAGCCGTCGACGTCCAGGTCGTCTCCGTCGCCTCGACGAACAACACGCTCAAGTTCTTCCCCGAGAAGATCAACGCGCCCGTCGGCTCAATGGTCCAGTTCCAGTTCCGCGGCGGCAACCACTCCGTCGTCCAGTCCACCTTTGACAACCCGTGCATCCCCATCTCCAACGTCAACACCTCGGCAAAGGGCGTCTACTCTGGCTACCAGCCCGtcgccgcctccgccgccaAGGGCCAGATCCCCGTCTTCACCGTCATGGTCAACTCCACCACGCCCATGTGGCTCTACTGCTCCCAGGGCAAGCACTGCCAGAACGGCATGGTTATGGTCATCAACGAGAA CACCAAGGCAAACGCAACCCGTTCCATTGAGAACTACGCAAAGGCCGCAAAGAACGTTGCCCAGGCTCAGATCCCCGGCGGTGGCGCGGCCGGCGGCTCCAACGGCGGCGGCTCCGCCTCCCCCACTGGCGGTGCCGGCAGCGGTTCCGGCAACGGTGGCTCCGGTTCCGGCAATGGCGGCTCcaacagcggcggcggctccTCTGCCACCCCGTCGTCTCCCCCAACTGCCGGCGCCGTCTCCCTCAGCGCACCCGGCACCTTTTTGCTCGCTCTTGGCGCTGCCTTCTTGCTCATGTAA
- a CDS encoding cytochrome b5-like Heme/Steroid binding domain-containing protein, with amino-acid sequence MLSFPGSETFRTGNLTSSYPASYTPHFTSPRLSTYTPTGTHTHTMADDAANVRQRKRVEEVDSDGNAIDSDAPPVTTADKKKKSKKSKKESVYTDEYSPYLDILRLLSFFFLASCALSYLQSGGESFFWGQKNKPWYMRPDYWKAKWNGPLYLTPEELLQYDGSDPTKPIYLAINHTIFDVSANPRIYGPGGSYNVFAGRDASRGFVTGCFVEDRTPDMRGVEDMFLPLDDPEIDRHWSYADMQALQAEERAAAQQKVHDALKHWVDFFSKSDKYGEVGKVKREEGWLEKEKRRPLCEQAQKGRVKRVVPGQETN; translated from the exons ATGCTTTC CTTCCCCGGCAGTGAGACTTTCCGAACTGGCAACCTTACCTCGAGCTATCCTGCCAGCTACACACCTCACTTCACCTCTCCTCGCCTCTCCACATACACACCAAcaggcacacacacacacacaatgGCCGACGACGCAGCAAACGTGCGGCAACGCAAGCGCGTCGAGGAAGTCGACTCGGACGGCAACGCCATCGACTCGGACGCACCGCCTGTCACCACAGcagacaagaagaagaagagcaaaAAGTCCAAGAAGGAGTCTGTGTACACGGACGAGTACAGCCCCTACCTCGACATCCTCCGCCTCCTcagcttcttcttcctcgcctCGTGCGCCCTGAGCTATCTCCAGAGCGGCGGCGAGAGCTTCTTCTGGGGCCAGAAGAATAAGCCCTGGTACATGAGGCCCGACTACTGGAAGGCCAAATGG AACGGCCCCCTCTACCTAACCCCCGAGGAACTCCTCCAATACGACGGCTCCGACCCGACAAAGCCAATCTACCTCGCCATCAACCACACAATCTTTGACGTCTCCGCCAACCCGCGCAtctacggccccggcggctCCTACAACGTCTTCGCCGGCCGCGACGCCTCCCGCGGCTTCGTCACGGGCTGCTTCGTCGAGGACCGCACCCCCGACATGCGCGGCGTCGAAGACATGTTCTTACCCTTGGACGACCCCGAAATCGACCGCCACTGGTCGTACGCCGACATGCAGGCCCTCCAGGCGGAAGAGCGCGCGGCCGCGCAGCAAAAAGTGCACGATGCGCTGAAGCACTGGGTTGATTTCTTCAGCAAGAGCGACAAGTATGGCGAGGTGGGCAAGGTCAAGAGGGAGGAAGGGTGgttggagaaggagaagaggcGGCCGCTTTGTGAGCAGGCGCAGAAGGGCCGGGTGAAGAGGGTTGTTCCTGGACAGGAGACGAACTAA
- a CDS encoding BTB/POZ domain-containing protein yields the protein MVQQAQSDSQPQRRSAAADMSIANNTSARSQHPSKSPAPPHDEAQVAKIPHFLPHERVFPIQIGNELFKLSGASISSDAPSYFSQYFYCQVKKAQETGEDLSNAIRTLYIDRDPQTFADISLHLQGYHVKPRDGTHFVRLFADAQFYSLPKLISQLYEESIFISIGHREFQIPRDIFTDPGNSPNFFSLGFAVFFSNPEDLFPGLDREGLLRPPSILPPSVPNRSADTFAEILHLLRGYPVTIRNESHRAELLRDCRYFNFKGLEQKLIPHHISHNQSRRREEILLRLEDILKSGISVAADVSASPADHLSGWVNYARPYVDDRAAELVLEIGGESTRLHFHHSSGSVRAEFFKDTRARVARLFEVVATKLNLPPTTQPLGLLMASGGAGSQPPTPGHTPLSEDLVRVSIDSDTSITLDGRPHTLDFEDLQPTTANNNNNNNPMSAASSTAESPTATTAIQPNSRKRRRVDSHGFATAAGQGQAALAAEEWVVRTGQWRLKIQGSRGGKSSVECVLVAVKLDAYSSENARNATRGFLNG from the exons ATGGTTCAACAAGCGCAATCCGATTCTCAACCTCAGCGTCGATCAGCTGCCGCCGACATGTCCATTGCCAACAACACCAGCGCGAGATCCCAACACCCATCAAAGAGCCCAGCGCCACCTCACGATGAGGCTCAGGTCGCCAAGATTCCTCACTTCCTCCCTCACGAGCGCGTCTTCCCCATACAGATAGGCAATGAGCTGTTTAAGCTCTCCGGCGCATCCATTTCATCCGATG CGCCGTCGTACTTCTCTCAGTACTTTTACTGCCAGGTCAAAAAGGCACAAGAAACCGGCGAGGACCTCTCCAATGCCATCCGCACCTTGTACATCGACCGCGATCCCCAGACCTTTGCCGACATCTCCCTCCACCTCCAAGGCTATCATGTCAAACCCCGAGACGGCACGCACTTTGTGCGACTTTTTGCCGACGCCCAATTCTATAGCT TGCCCAAGTTGATATCACAGCTCTATGAGGAGTCAATATTCATCTCCATCGGCCACCGCGAGTTTCAGATCCCCCGCGATATCTTCACCGACCCAGGCAATTCGCCAAACTTCTTCTCCCTCGGCTTCGCAGTCTTCTTCTCGAACCCCGAAGACCTGTTCCCCGGCCTTGACCGCGAAGGCCTCCTCCGCCCGCCCTCCATCCTACCGCCGTCCGTCCCGAACCGCTCCGCCGATACCTTTGCCGAGATCCTACACCTGCTACGCGGATACCCCGTAACGATCCGCAACGAGTCGCACCGCGCCGAGCTACTACGAGACTGCCGCTACTTCAATTTCAAAGGCCTGGAGCAGAAACTCATCCCCCACCACATCAGCCATAACCAGAGCCGCCGGCGCGAGGAAATCCTCCTACGCCTCGAAGACATACTAAAAAGCGGCATCAGCGTCGCCGCAGACGTCTCGGCCTCCCCCGCCGACCACCTCTCCGGTTGGGTAAACTACGCCCGTCCCTACGTCGACGACCGCGCGGCGGAGCTGGTCCTCGAAATCGGCGGCGAGAGCACCCGCCTTCACTTCCACCACAGCTCCGGCTCCGTCCGCGCCGAGTTCTTCAAAGACACCCGCGCCCGCGTGGCGCGCCTCTTCGAAGTCGTGGCCACCAAGCTCAACCTCCCGCCGACGACGCAACCCCTAGGCCTCCTCATGGCCTCGGGCGGCGCCGGCAGCCAGCCCCCGACACCGGGACACACCCCGCTCAGCGAGGACCTCGTGCGCGTGTCCATCGACAGCGACACCTCCATCACCCTCGACGGCAGACCACACACCCTAGACTTTGAAGACCTACAGCCCACCACCGCCAACAACAATAACAACAACAACCCCATGTCCGCGGCCTCGAGCACAGCCGAATCACCCACAGCAACGACAGCGATCCAGCCCAACTCGCGCAAGCGGAGACGGGTCGACTCTCACGGCTTCGCGACGGCCGCAGGCCAGGGCCAGGCGGCGCTCGCGGCCGAGGAGTGGGTAGTTCGGACGGGCCAATGGAGGCTCAAGATCCAGGGTTCGCGCGGCGGAAAGAGCTCCGTCGAGTGTGTGCTCGTCGCCGTCAAGCTCGACGCATATAGCTCGGAAAATGCAAGGAATGCAACCAGGGGGTTCCTGAACGGATga
- a CDS encoding fungal specific transcription factor, with product MAAATTSAPEMGIVTTTLHPNTNLAAVAPMGSIPNNAPTPYETSPTLPSPHTLSTGAPGPTPAPTGTPVPPPAAGGASTSAAAAAAAAAAAAAAASASRSVKRPRPVKSCTECRKRKLRCDRNLPCSQCQKSHRNCKYAAEHDSSMLSDGSDAEMGEVQRPPKRNCLPTTATSGPQTAESSFVPLRNGESTGHTALEELTSRLDRLEKQFMIRSPAGTEFSGTGQRLPLSPETIRGLTVKRGALRTRFFGQNSVRVLLNLFDEAKDFMANQSKIEGIRETMYGLQILHKRIQEEYRKSLSPISVFADSVIPVQKRMQDILPKKSICDRLLASYIDTSETIYRMIHVPTFKEQHELFWEGKLQGDTFLPQLLTVLSIGSRFETKSKGLGHERVEGVHIPTACALVRSWLDGLKGKQLVDLTTLQTEILLVHAQRMTTPRPQDSWAQLGYIVRMAMTMGMHRDPSEFEPRVPVFFGELRRRLWFTILDMDLHLSLACNLSCLVRDGDFTCRPPRNLDDSDLFFDMKELPPSKPIDQLTDNQMQVYAAMTLGARMQVAHLINRVDSIRDYSEIIEVGTKLDRFLEDINYLFPRQGILNEVEKSKQWRSRVILDMHVRRPLLALYRPFALGLPGAPSQISRAYLRSSMVIMRYLDELDPLLSHFQDVSDMYHMVLKKDILQAAFSVCFYIKAATESHINGNTFGIASTVAMSPDPMDDGVTFSTETFALWSPSRLIKTVEKTLNLLVRNVGGNDVKDIVALAVVLASVQSTNQEQKLQDIRRSLQGVLDACQTATNTSPEKMSLPNPADPMDPYMQTRPPFMFHANASAAATPDDYADWDLDYWNPMIPGPS from the exons ATGGCCGCCGCAACCACCTCTGCCCCGGAAATGGGCATAGTCACAACAACACTGCATCCCAACACGAACCTTGCTGCCGTTGCTCCCATGGGCTCGATACCTAACAACGCCCCAACTCCCTACGAAACATCACCAACTCTACCATCTCCCCATACTCTCTCTACCGGCGCGCCGGGACCCACGCCTGCACCTACGGGAACCCCTGTACCACCACCTGCTGCCGGCGGAGCATCAacctcggcggcggcggcagcagcggcagcggcagcagcagcggcggcggcatcggCATCACGCAGTGTCAAGAGGCCGCGGCCCGTCAAGTCGTGCACCGAATGTCGCAAGCGCAAGTTGAGATGTGACCGCAACTTGCCATGCTCGCAATGCCAGAAGTCACATCGCAACTGCAAGTATGCCGCCGAACACGACTCGTCAATGCTCTCAGATGGCTCGGACGCCGAGATGGGCGAGGTGCAGCGTCCGCCAAAACGGAACTGCCTGCCCACAACCGCGACATCAGGTCCACAGACGGCTGAGTCGTCTTTTGTGCCCTTGCGCAACGGGGAATCAACTGGTCACACTGCTCTGGAGGAACTCACTTCACGATTGGATCGCTTGGAGAAACAATTCATGATTAGGAGCCCTGCAGGCACGGAATTCAGCGGAACTGGTCAGCGTTTGCCGCTATCGCCGGAAACAATTCGTGGGCTGACGGTGAAGAGAGGCGCCCTACGGACTCGATTTTTTGGCCAGAACAGTGTGCGCGTTTTGTTGAACTTG TTTGACGAGGCCAAAGACTTCATGGCAAACCAGTCCAAGATTGAGGGTATCCGGGAGACCATGTACGGTCTGCAGATACTACACAAGAGGATCCAAGAGGAGTACCGAAAGTCATTGTCCCCGATATCCGTCTTTGCCGATTCGGTTATTCCAGTCCAGAAGCGCATGCAGGATATTCTTCCCAAGAAATCGATATGTGACAGGCTACTGGCTTCTTACATCGACACGTCCGAGACTATTTACCGAATGATTCATGTTCCGACTTTCAAAGAACAACACGAGTTGTTCTGGGAAGGGAAACTACAGGGGGACACATTTCTTCCTCAGCTTCTGACTGTGCTGTCTATTGGCTCGAGATTCGAGACCAAGTCAAAGGGACTCGGTCATGAGCGCGTGGAGGGAGTCCATATCCCCACAGCGTGCGCACTGGTCAGGTCCTGGCTCGATGGTTTGAAGGGCAAACAGCTGGTTGATTTGACAACGTTGCAGACCGAGATTCTCCTCGTCCACGCTCAGAGGATGACCACGCCGAGGCCACAGGATTCGTGGGCGCAATTAGGTTATATCGTACGCATGGCCATGACTATGGGCATGCACCGAGACCCATCGGAATTCGAACCTCGGGTGCCGGTGTTCTTTGGTGAGCTACGGCGGAGGCTGTGGTTCACAATACTGGACATGGATCTGCACCTCTCGCTGGCATGCAACCTGTCCTGCCTCGTGCGCGATGGAGACTTCACCTGCCGACCTCCCCGAAACCTTGACGATAGCGATTTGTTCTTCGACATGAAGGAGCTCCCGCCGAGCAAGCCCATCGACCAACTTACCGACAACCAGATGCAAGTATACGCTGCTATGACGTTGGGAGCTCGGATGCAGGTTGCGCACCTCATCAACCGCGTGGATTCGATCCGGGACTACAGCGAGATTATCGAAGTTGGGACGAAGCTCGACCGGTTCTTGGAGGATATCAACTACCTGTTCCCGCGCCAAGGTATACTAAACGAAGTCGAAAAGAGCAAGCAGTGGAGGTCGAGGGTCATCCTCGACATGCACGTTCGACGGCCTCTGCTGGCTCTGTACCGCCCATTCGCGCTCGGTTTGCCGGGTGCTCCATCCCAAATATCGAGGGCTTATTTGCGGTCTTCAATGGTTATTATGCGATACCTCGACGAACTCGACCCGCTCCTCAGTCATTTCCAGGATGTCAGCGACATGTATCACATGGTACTGAAGAAGGACATTTTGCAGGCAGCCTTTAGCGTGTGCTTCTACATCAAGGCAGCGACCGAATCCCATATCAACGGGAATACATTTGGAATAGCATCTACCGTGGCCATGTCCCCAGATCCGATGGATGATGGGGTCACCTTCAGCACCGAAACATTTGCGCTCTGGTCACCGTCTCGCTTGATCAAGACGGTCGAGAAGACGCTCAACCTACTTGTACGCAATGTTGGTGGCAACGACGTCAAGGATATTGTCGCGCTCGCCGTGGTTCTGGCCTCGGTGCAGTCCACGAACCAAGAGCAGAAGCTGCAAGACATTCGACGCAGCCTTCAAGGCGTGCTCGACGCCTGTCAGACGGCTACGAATACTAGCCCCGAGAAGATGTCCTTGCCCAACCCGGCCGACCCGATGGATCCCTACATGCAGACGAGGCCTCCGTTCATGTTTCATGCAAATGCGTCGGCGGCTGCG ACTCCGGATGATTACGCGGACTGGGACTTGGACTACTGGAACCCGATGATACCAGGCCCCTCCTAA